The DNA segment TGGAGGTAATTAATACTATGTATGCCTTTCTTTTAATCATCACTTATAtgcatgtgtgatttttttctaCTGGGATTGAAAATGCAGGAAAAGcaaaagaaggagaagaagcacAAAAAGGAGAAGAAGGATAAAGAAACAAGCAAAGACAAGCACAAGGAACGGAAGGagaaaaaagagaaacataaagaTAGGAAAGACAAATACCGGAATAAAGAAAAGAGCAGAACCTCAGAGGACAGAAAAGCTGCTGGTGTTCTGCCGAACACACAAGACGGAGAGAAGCTTGTAAGAGATAACTCGCAGAGTAATGGTAATGGAGAGTCTAAGTTTATACAAGACCTGGCAAGAAGGAtcagagatgaagaagaagctacAGAAAGTCAAAGCGTGGGAAAGATTAGGAATGATGATGAAAgaagaatcaataaaaatttTGCAATGGAGAGGAGGCCTGAAAATGTATCATCTTGCAGTGGTCAGAAAGGAACCGAGGAGGTCATGTTTAAACCATTGGAGAAGAAAGATCAGGCAAAGAAAATGGAACTACAAGAGAAGAATCACCGCAGAGGAAGTGTGATTGTGGCTGATATGCCACTGGATAGTAAGAAAACTGAACCGAAGTACACAACACATAGAGGTAGTAAAGAGGAGGAAACAGAGGCGTTAAACAAAATTGGTCAGGGCAAACCAAAAGATGTAGAGGGAGGGCCCAAGTTAAAGGAGAGACATGTAGATACTAGTAATTTTAGAAGGCAGGAGGACCTTTCAAGGGATAGCATAAAAAATCTTAGCTCAGAGGGCATTCTTGGCAAACGGAAAGATCTTGAGACAAATGGGTTCTTGCATGGTGAGTTCTTATCATTACTCTTTTTATTTAATGGAATAGGTATACATTTATAGATGGTGGGTTCTTACTGTAGTGAGTCATGTTTCAAGTCTTGACAATCTGTGTACTACTATTGTTTGTCTCTTAgcacctttttttttaattgctatGCAGAGAATGGATCTAGGCCTAACAAGATGCTGAGGCCAGTTGCTTCTCCAGTATCATCCGTGGAAAATGGAAGAAAGTTGGGAGAATGCCAAACTCCTCTAAAACCTGTTACTGAGTTGCAAGGAACACTGTGTAATCCAGAGGCCAAGGAGCATAGAGTTAACGGTTTCATCAAGTCTCAAGAACCCAAAAGCCATCCAAGTATATCTTCTGTGAAAGCGAAGGAGAACGGTGAAGCATCAGCGAAAAAGCGGCCTCACTCGGACTTAAAGTATTTGGATCAGATACTGAATGTACCAGAAAGGGATGAGGTTGATGAAACTGAAGAACAAGAGTGGCTTTTTGGTCAGTCTGGTGTGAAAGTATTAAAGAAGCCAAAAACAGATTCTACTACTACTGGATTGGATGAGACTCTGCAAGTCTGGAACCAGGCTCTTAGTATAGAATCTGCTGACATTGTAGCTCTTCCTTATGTTGTTCCATTCTAGTTCTGATGTTCATTCACTTTAACCAAGGAGAAAGATCGGTTTAGCATTTCAATGAGCTTGGTGCATCTGGAAGGGAGATGCTGAGGTATGACTGGTTTGGCTTCAGGAGAAGAAAGAGGCTTCTGTAGTAGAACAAGTCACGTCTGATT comes from the Brassica rapa cultivar Chiifu-401-42 chromosome A01, CAAS_Brap_v3.01, whole genome shotgun sequence genome and includes:
- the LOC103849388 gene encoding glutamic acid-rich protein gives rise to the protein MSRCFPFPPPGYEKKISTDEADSLIKEKQKKEKKHKKEKKDKETSKDKHKERKEKKEKHKDRKDKYRNKEKSRTSEDRKAAGVLPNTQDGEKLVRDNSQSNGNGESKFIQDLARRIRDEEEATESQSVGKIRNDDERRINKNFAMERRPENVSSCSGQKGTEEVMFKPLEKKDQAKKMELQEKNHRRGSVIVADMPLDSKKTEPKYTTHRGSKEEETEALNKIGQGKPKDVEGGPKLKERHVDTSNFRRQEDLSRDSIKNLSSEGILGKRKDLETNGFLHENGSRPNKMLRPVASPVSSVENGRKLGECQTPLKPVTELQGTLCNPEAKEHRVNGFIKSQEPKSHPSISSVKAKENGEASAKKRPHSDLKYLDQILNVPERDEVDETEEQEWLFGQSGVKVLKKPKTDSTTTGLDETLQVWNQALSIESADIVALPYVVPF